A region from the Mucilaginibacter sp. CSA2-8R genome encodes:
- a CDS encoding aminopeptidase P family protein: MTYKEKLAGIRQAMKREGVDVYLITSADPHISEYVPERYKCLAFTSGFTGSAGTLLITQEHAQLWADFRYFVQAEEQLAGSGFELVKLKVQHAPEYIEWLGREFRAGTTIGFDANIISVQLCDLLLEQLLPKSFKFKTADYLDHVWDERPDLPTAPAYLISAEDAGASVAQKLDAVRGHFKERNVTHNLVSALDDVAWLFNLRGNDVSYNPVVLAFALIGVDNAILFIQPDKLNQDDLASLNQNGVEVLPYESLQQHLHALTGSARILIDPKKSSYAVLKYFNDQSTIVRGPAPSTYLKAIKNSTEIANTRTVMIKDGVALTRFFKWIEENIGRIEITELSAADQLEAFRAEQDGFMGKSFNTIGGYGPHGALPHYAATTESNSTLQNSGLYLVDSGGQYAYGTTDVTRVIPMGELTDQERTDYTLVLKAMINGSMARFPKGTCGYQIDAITRQPLWDHAINYGHGTGHGVGYFLNVHEGPQTLNPANVPVSIDLGMITSIEPGIYRPGKHGVRIENLVLTITDTINEFGEFYAFETLTLALIDTRPIKFELLDSRHIEWITAYNQTVLEKLGPHLAAEELQWLQQKCKLSAMVSA, from the coding sequence ATGACTTATAAAGAGAAACTTGCCGGAATACGACAAGCCATGAAGAGAGAGGGTGTAGATGTTTATCTCATAACTTCAGCCGATCCTCACATTAGCGAATACGTACCCGAGCGTTATAAATGCCTCGCGTTTACCTCGGGTTTCACCGGCTCGGCCGGGACATTGCTGATTACGCAGGAACATGCACAGCTCTGGGCCGATTTCAGATATTTTGTACAGGCTGAAGAGCAACTGGCCGGCTCAGGTTTTGAACTGGTTAAATTAAAGGTACAGCACGCACCCGAGTATATTGAATGGCTTGGGCGCGAGTTCCGGGCAGGTACTACTATCGGTTTTGACGCTAATATTATTTCGGTTCAGCTTTGCGATTTACTGCTCGAACAGTTATTACCGAAATCATTCAAATTTAAAACAGCTGATTACCTTGATCACGTATGGGATGAGCGGCCCGACTTACCGACTGCGCCCGCCTACTTAATCAGCGCCGAAGATGCCGGTGCTTCGGTAGCCCAAAAGCTGGATGCCGTTCGTGGCCACTTTAAGGAACGGAACGTTACGCATAATTTGGTTTCTGCCCTTGATGATGTGGCTTGGCTGTTCAATTTGCGTGGTAATGATGTCTCTTATAATCCGGTTGTACTGGCATTTGCCTTAATTGGTGTTGATAACGCTATTTTATTTATACAGCCCGACAAGCTGAACCAGGACGACTTGGCATCTTTAAATCAAAACGGTGTAGAGGTATTGCCCTACGAGAGTTTACAGCAACATCTGCACGCATTAACCGGTTCGGCCAGGATTTTAATCGACCCGAAGAAAAGCTCGTATGCGGTGTTAAAATATTTTAACGACCAATCTACCATTGTACGCGGCCCGGCGCCCAGCACGTATCTTAAAGCGATTAAAAACAGCACCGAGATAGCCAATACCCGCACAGTCATGATTAAAGATGGCGTGGCGTTAACCCGCTTTTTTAAGTGGATTGAAGAAAACATTGGCCGCATAGAGATTACCGAACTCTCGGCTGCAGACCAGTTGGAAGCTTTCAGAGCTGAACAAGACGGCTTTATGGGCAAAAGTTTTAACACCATTGGTGGCTACGGCCCGCACGGCGCCTTGCCGCATTATGCCGCCACCACCGAAAGTAACAGTACCCTGCAAAACAGCGGCTTGTACTTGGTTGACTCAGGCGGCCAGTACGCGTACGGCACGACGGATGTTACCCGTGTGATACCCATGGGTGAATTAACCGACCAAGAGCGCACCGATTATACGCTGGTACTTAAAGCGATGATTAACGGTTCAATGGCCCGTTTTCCGAAAGGGACCTGCGGGTACCAGATTGACGCCATTACCCGCCAGCCGCTTTGGGATCATGCCATTAATTACGGCCACGGCACAGGCCATGGCGTAGGCTATTTTTTGAACGTACACGAAGGCCCGCAAACACTTAACCCAGCCAATGTGCCTGTAAGCATAGATTTAGGGATGATTACCTCGATAGAGCCAGGAATTTACCGCCCCGGCAAACATGGTGTACGTATTGAAAACCTGGTGCTTACCATTACTGACACTATAAACGAATTTGGTGAATTTTATGCCTTCGAAACCCTTACGCTGGCATTGATAGACACCCGCCCCATTAAATTTGAATTGCTGGACAGCCGGCACATTGAATGGATTACCGCTTATAACCAAACGGTTTTGGAAAAGCTTGGCCCCCATTTAGCTGCCGAAGAATTGCAATGGCTGCAGCAAAAGTGCAAACTGTCTGCTATGGTATCAGCCTAA
- a CDS encoding dihydrodipicolinate synthase family protein, translating to MNTLSWIGVYPALLTPFKESEEIDYDVFAKNIEAQIEAGVDGLIVAGSLGEASTLSTEEKFELAKFAIQTSAGRVPVILNIAEPTTKGAIELAKGAEALGAAGLMLLPPMRYKADDRETLAFMTTVAKATSLDIMVYNNPVDYGIFINLEMFAELAKYENVVAVKESTRDISNIARMKNRFGDRFKILTGVDPLAYESLVAGADGWVAGLVDAFPEETVTIFNLVKAGQYKAALAIYRWFIPLLELDIHPKLVQYIKLAAVATGIGTEYVRAPRLTLVGEERARVTKVISDAVAIRPALPKINTEEVVA from the coding sequence ATGAATACACTATCGTGGATTGGGGTTTACCCTGCATTGTTAACCCCGTTCAAGGAGAGCGAGGAGATTGATTATGACGTTTTTGCAAAAAATATTGAGGCGCAAATTGAAGCTGGGGTAGACGGTTTAATTGTTGCCGGTTCATTAGGTGAGGCGAGCACCCTCAGTACTGAAGAAAAATTTGAGTTAGCTAAATTTGCTATTCAGACGTCGGCAGGCCGTGTTCCGGTAATTTTAAATATCGCCGAGCCTACTACCAAAGGTGCCATTGAGTTAGCTAAGGGTGCAGAGGCATTGGGTGCTGCAGGTTTAATGTTATTACCCCCTATGCGTTACAAAGCTGATGATCGCGAAACACTGGCGTTTATGACTACTGTGGCTAAAGCCACCAGTCTGGACATCATGGTATATAACAATCCCGTTGATTACGGAATTTTTATTAACCTGGAAATGTTTGCAGAACTGGCAAAGTATGAGAATGTGGTAGCGGTAAAAGAATCTACCCGCGACATCTCCAACATAGCCCGTATGAAAAACCGTTTTGGCGATCGTTTTAAGATTTTAACTGGTGTTGACCCATTAGCTTACGAAAGCTTAGTGGCAGGTGCCGACGGTTGGGTTGCTGGTTTAGTTGATGCTTTTCCCGAAGAAACCGTTACAATTTTTAATCTGGTAAAAGCAGGTCAGTATAAAGCTGCTTTAGCTATTTACCGTTGGTTTATACCTTTGCTGGAGCTGGATATTCATCCTAAACTGGTACAGTATATTAAATTAGCGGCTGTTGCCACAGGCATTGGCACCGAGTATGTACGTGCACCGCGCTTAACTTTAGTTGGCGAAGAGCGTGCCCGTGTTACCAAAGTAATTAGCGATGCGGTAGCAATACGCCCTGCTTTGCCAAAAATCAATACTGAAGAAGTAGTAGCCTAA
- a CDS encoding glycoside hydrolase family 43 protein yields the protein MITKNLRLTCLLLGALSFNASAQKKAGKQPYSAYLFAYFTGNSKNEESIHFALSDDGYHFKALNHDQPVIPSAEISATGGVRDPHILRGADGKTFYMVATDMVSANGWDSNRGMVLLKSTDLTHWTSSKVNIPSTFPEFAQVNRVWAPQTIYDAKNGKYMIYWSMRAGSEPDKIYYAYANKDFTGFESKPKQLFFKPDNGATIDGDIINKDGKYYLFFKTEGSGSGIKVAVSDQLTGGYVLRDKYVQQTKYPVEGAGVFKLNNGEGYILMYDVYTKGKYQFTKSADLENFTLIDNEVSMDFHPRHGTVMPITSKEEKNLLKEWGDKK from the coding sequence ATGATTACTAAAAACCTCAGGTTGACCTGCTTACTGTTGGGGGCGTTAAGCTTTAATGCTTCGGCGCAAAAAAAGGCCGGTAAGCAGCCATACTCGGCCTACTTGTTTGCTTACTTTACAGGCAACAGTAAAAACGAAGAGTCCATTCATTTTGCTTTAAGCGATGATGGTTATCATTTTAAAGCGTTAAACCACGACCAGCCGGTGATTCCGTCGGCTGAAATCAGTGCTACCGGTGGTGTGCGCGACCCACATATTTTGCGTGGGGCTGATGGCAAAACCTTTTATATGGTGGCTACCGATATGGTATCAGCCAATGGCTGGGACTCTAACCGCGGGATGGTGCTGCTCAAATCGACAGATTTGACACACTGGACATCAAGCAAAGTTAATATCCCTTCTACTTTTCCGGAGTTTGCTCAGGTAAACCGGGTATGGGCGCCGCAAACTATTTACGATGCCAAAAACGGCAAGTATATGATCTATTGGTCAATGCGTGCCGGCAGCGAACCTGATAAGATTTATTACGCTTATGCCAATAAAGACTTTACCGGTTTTGAGTCAAAGCCTAAGCAGCTTTTTTTCAAGCCGGACAATGGCGCTACCATTGATGGCGACATCATTAATAAAGATGGCAAATACTACCTGTTTTTTAAAACAGAAGGTTCGGGCTCAGGTATCAAAGTGGCTGTGTCCGACCAGTTAACCGGTGGTTATGTGCTCAGAGATAAATACGTACAACAAACCAAATACCCGGTTGAAGGTGCCGGCGTTTTTAAATTGAATAACGGCGAAGGATACATCCTGATGTATGATGTATATACCAAAGGTAAATACCAGTTTACCAAAAGTGCCGATCTGGAAAACTTTACGCTGATTGATAACGAGGTCAGCATGGATTTCCATCCCCGCCACGGTACGGTAATGCCTATCACCAGCAAAGAAGAAAAGAATTTGCTAAAAGAGTGGGGCGATAAAAAGTAA
- a CDS encoding aldehyde dehydrogenase (NADP(+)) — protein MYKNASPEEVKAVVAKAEEAYGVLKGYSIRQRASFMRKVATEIEALGDVLIKTAMAESNLTEARLLGERTRTVWQWNSYANYAELGNWLDARIDFPTAMPSPKPDVRKTSVALGPVVVFGAGNFPFAFSTAGGDTACAIAAGCPVVVKAHPGHPETCALMAQAIESARVKCLMPEGIFAQVFDDGYEIGQMLIKHPAIKAVAFTGSFKGGTAIADLAAQREEPIPVFAEMGSINPIFLMPDKLKQNAAEIAGQFVNSVTLGVGQFCTNPGVIIGVAGSDLDIFQATLKQVAASTPAAPMLHPGIAKNFEKTKAKALEQNGVAVLAKTEAEQAENYGGLVLATVNAAEFVSNPTLHEEVFGPYSLLVVCRDAEEMLQVAQALKGQLTSTLFATGKDLEESEKLCRAVQQRCGRIIFNQFPTGVEVCLAMHHGGPFPATTNSAYTSVGADGVKRFTRPLSFQNWPDEFLPDELKNENPLEIWRTVNNELTMEPVHPVAAN, from the coding sequence ATGTATAAAAATGCAAGCCCGGAGGAGGTAAAGGCCGTTGTGGCTAAAGCCGAAGAAGCATACGGAGTGTTAAAAGGATATTCTATCCGTCAGCGAGCCTCGTTTATGCGTAAGGTAGCTACAGAGATTGAAGCCTTGGGCGATGTGCTGATTAAAACAGCTATGGCCGAAAGTAACCTGACGGAAGCCCGCCTGTTAGGCGAACGCACACGCACCGTTTGGCAGTGGAATAGCTATGCCAACTACGCCGAGTTAGGTAACTGGCTCGACGCAAGGATAGATTTTCCGACCGCTATGCCGTCGCCAAAACCCGATGTTCGTAAAACATCAGTGGCTTTAGGACCAGTAGTAGTTTTCGGTGCAGGTAACTTCCCGTTTGCATTTTCAACCGCCGGCGGCGACACCGCGTGTGCCATTGCTGCAGGTTGTCCGGTTGTTGTAAAAGCACATCCCGGTCATCCCGAAACCTGCGCTTTAATGGCACAAGCTATTGAAAGTGCAAGGGTTAAATGCCTTATGCCTGAGGGTATTTTTGCCCAGGTTTTTGATGATGGTTACGAGATTGGCCAAATGCTGATTAAGCATCCAGCAATTAAAGCCGTTGCGTTTACCGGCTCATTTAAAGGAGGTACTGCCATTGCCGACCTCGCTGCTCAACGTGAGGAACCTATACCGGTATTTGCCGAGATGGGCAGCATTAACCCTATATTTTTAATGCCCGACAAGTTGAAGCAAAATGCTGCTGAAATTGCAGGGCAGTTTGTTAACTCGGTAACTTTAGGTGTTGGCCAGTTTTGTACTAACCCTGGTGTAATTATCGGCGTGGCAGGCAGCGATTTGGATATTTTCCAGGCAACGCTTAAACAGGTAGCGGCAAGTACGCCTGCGGCGCCTATGCTTCATCCGGGCATCGCTAAAAACTTCGAAAAAACAAAGGCTAAAGCTTTGGAGCAAAATGGGGTAGCGGTGCTGGCTAAAACCGAAGCCGAACAGGCCGAAAATTATGGTGGTTTGGTATTGGCTACCGTTAACGCTGCTGAGTTTGTCAGCAATCCAACCTTGCACGAAGAGGTTTTTGGTCCGTATTCTTTGTTAGTAGTTTGTCGCGATGCTGAAGAAATGCTTCAGGTAGCGCAAGCTCTTAAAGGCCAGCTCACCAGTACGTTATTTGCTACAGGCAAAGACCTGGAAGAAAGTGAAAAGTTATGTCGTGCAGTGCAGCAGCGTTGCGGGCGTATCATTTTCAATCAATTCCCAACCGGTGTTGAGGTTTGTCTGGCCATGCATCACGGCGGTCCATTCCCGGCTACCACCAACAGTGCTTATACTTCGGTTGGTGCCGATGGTGTTAAGCGCTTTACCCGTCCGCTCTCCTTTCAAAACTGGCCCGACGAATTTTTGCCTGATGAGTTAAAAAACGAGAATCCTTTAGAGATATGGCGCACCGTTAATAATGAACTGACTATGGAGCCTGTTCATCCGGTAGCTGCCAATTAA
- a CDS encoding AraC family transcriptional regulator, with the protein MKALQFTLPVTHDKSVIVQEEQLPHFYPYLHRHNEAQLTWIQEGEGTLVAGTSMHTFAANDVFFLSANQPHLFKNNPEYFVADSGKKVRAMMVFFNPHGKLSSLFELPEVKVLGNMINQHTGGFKLPSQHVNAVSQNILEMQQTKGINRFMQFFQLLTSLHSISENLMPLSMTPVEKVSESEGLRISTIYNYIMQHYDTMISLEDVAAEAHMTPQAFCRYFKKHTGHTFVTFLNEMRINEACKKLANGKCDSISNVAYTSGFNSITNFNRVFKSVTGNSPREYLESYRSNVQ; encoded by the coding sequence ATGAAAGCTTTGCAATTTACTTTACCGGTTACACACGATAAGTCTGTAATTGTTCAGGAAGAGCAGCTTCCGCATTTTTATCCGTATCTACACCGGCATAACGAAGCGCAGCTTACCTGGATACAGGAAGGAGAGGGTACTTTAGTGGCAGGCACAAGTATGCACACTTTTGCCGCCAACGATGTGTTTTTTCTGAGTGCTAACCAGCCGCATCTGTTTAAAAATAACCCGGAATATTTTGTGGCCGACAGCGGCAAAAAAGTACGTGCAATGATGGTGTTTTTTAATCCTCATGGTAAACTATCATCGCTGTTCGAACTGCCTGAAGTGAAGGTTTTAGGTAACATGATTAACCAGCATACGGGCGGCTTCAAGTTACCGTCACAGCATGTAAACGCGGTTTCGCAAAATATCTTGGAGATGCAGCAAACTAAGGGCATTAACCGCTTTATGCAGTTTTTTCAATTATTGACATCGTTGCACAGCATCAGCGAAAACTTGATGCCGTTATCAATGACCCCAGTAGAAAAGGTTAGCGAGAGTGAAGGCTTACGCATTAGTACCATTTACAATTATATTATGCAGCACTACGATACCATGATCTCCCTGGAAGATGTAGCTGCCGAAGCGCATATGACCCCGCAGGCTTTTTGCCGGTACTTTAAAAAGCACACCGGGCACACCTTTGTTACGTTTTTAAACGAGATGCGCATTAACGAAGCTTGCAAAAAGCTTGCTAACGGTAAGTGCGACAGCATCTCTAATGTGGCTTATACTTCGGGCTTTAATAGTATTACTAATTTTAACCGCGTATTTAAAAGTGTAACAGGTAATTCGCCGCGCGAGTACCTGGAAAGTTATCGCAGCAATGTGCAGTAG
- a CDS encoding nitrilase-related carbon-nitrogen hydrolase gives MKIALASPPIPKNISEGLKTFKAMVAEAAGRHAEIICFPESYLQGDLGIGYPEADRTVESLEVALNEICRIALEYKIAIIISMDGYLDSKLVNLANVISAEGKLLGYQTQN, from the coding sequence ATGAAAATAGCTTTAGCATCTCCGCCAATTCCTAAAAACATCAGTGAGGGTTTAAAAACTTTTAAAGCAATGGTTGCAGAGGCAGCGGGCAGGCATGCTGAAATTATCTGTTTTCCGGAGTCTTACCTTCAGGGGGATCTGGGGATAGGTTATCCTGAAGCGGACCGTACGGTGGAATCGTTAGAAGTAGCTTTAAATGAAATTTGCCGCATCGCGCTCGAATATAAAATAGCCATCATCATTTCGATGGATGGGTATCTCGATTCAAAACTGGTTAACCTGGCTAATGTCATTTCCGCAGAGGGTAAATTATTAGGATACCAAACCCAAAATTAA
- a CDS encoding FAD-dependent oxidoreductase: protein MSAPRSAIVIGGGIIGLCSAYYLVKAGWQVTILDKGNLADNCSSGNAGMIVPSHFIPLAAPGMVSKGIKWMFNSKSPFYVKPSLNPKLISWGIQFIKHANDTHVNKVAPHLRDLHLLSKQLYNQLAKEPALNFGFEDKGILMLYKTEKAGAEEIHVAKQATHLGLDVEVLSRAQVQSLEPHTELNVKGAVHYRCDAHIYPNALVKQLTSFLTDNGVKIETHCKVLSVSAKNNTVQHIETTSGQFSADVVVMTGGAWLPELARQAGMNVPVMPGKGYSFMVPNSDHQIVHPSLLLEARVAITPMNGQVRIGGTMEIAPVNDNINMNRVQGIVDAVPDYYPEYQVTLPKVEDVWYGFRPCSPDGLPYIGYSRKWDNMIVAGGHGMMGLGLGPATGKLVAELAAESALSVNISEFNPNRFN, encoded by the coding sequence ATGTCTGCTCCTCGTTCCGCAATAGTTATCGGCGGAGGTATTATTGGTCTTTGTTCTGCTTACTACCTTGTTAAAGCGGGCTGGCAAGTCACTATTTTAGATAAAGGCAACCTGGCTGATAACTGCTCTTCGGGTAACGCCGGAATGATTGTGCCCAGCCACTTTATTCCGCTGGCGGCACCGGGTATGGTTTCTAAAGGTATCAAGTGGATGTTTAATAGTAAAAGTCCTTTTTATGTTAAACCTTCACTCAATCCTAAACTCATATCATGGGGTATACAGTTTATAAAACATGCCAACGATACCCACGTGAATAAAGTTGCTCCGCACCTTCGTGATCTGCATTTGTTGAGCAAACAGCTATATAATCAATTGGCTAAAGAACCTGCTTTGAACTTTGGGTTTGAAGATAAGGGCATACTGATGCTTTACAAAACCGAAAAGGCAGGTGCCGAAGAAATTCACGTGGCCAAGCAGGCTACACACCTGGGGTTAGATGTTGAGGTATTAAGCAGAGCTCAGGTGCAAAGCTTAGAGCCCCACACTGAGCTGAATGTGAAAGGCGCGGTACATTACCGCTGCGACGCCCATATTTACCCCAACGCCCTAGTAAAGCAATTAACCAGTTTTTTAACCGACAACGGTGTAAAAATAGAAACGCATTGTAAAGTACTTAGCGTGAGTGCTAAGAACAATACGGTTCAGCATATTGAAACTACATCCGGTCAGTTTTCGGCCGATGTTGTGGTGATGACCGGCGGTGCCTGGCTGCCCGAACTTGCCCGCCAGGCTGGCATGAATGTACCGGTTATGCCGGGTAAAGGATACTCGTTTATGGTGCCTAACAGCGATCATCAAATCGTTCATCCATCGTTATTACTTGAGGCCCGCGTAGCCATCACACCGATGAACGGGCAGGTACGTATTGGAGGGACTATGGAGATTGCACCTGTGAACGACAATATTAACATGAACAGGGTACAAGGCATTGTGGATGCCGTACCTGATTATTACCCTGAATATCAGGTAACATTACCTAAGGTGGAGGATGTTTGGTATGGCTTCCGTCCGTGTTCGCCGGACGGCCTTCCGTACATTGGCTATAGCCGTAAATGGGATAACATGATTGTGGCCGGCGGCCATGGCATGATGGGTTTGGGTTTAGGTCCTGCCACAGGTAAACTCGTAGCCGAGCTGGCTGCTGAGTCTGCACTTTCGGTAAATATATCGGAGTTCAACCCGAACAGGTTTAACTAA
- a CDS encoding glycoside hydrolase, translated as MKILKSVFTVSTLLLSYTAMAQTSPGKPLTITIDAKNTAQTIHNIGASGCWFSEGIGKYWPVAKREKMAELLFSKERDAQGNPKGIGLSAWRFNIGGGTAEQGDSSGIKDFRKRVECFLAPDGTYDWNKQAGYQWFLRKAKAYGVENLIAFSNTPPVQFNKNGRGFKTEKDYKANLKPEKYDAYADFLTEVVKHFDQEGLHFSYLSPVNEPQWDWSNKPGQASQEGSPWSNDDIYKVTKAVDASLEGKKLNTQILTTEAAMLTYLYEGKSQSSKQIQNFYTDTSANSFKKLKHVPNFIAGHSYFTDSNDSSIVSVRKKLADTTHKYGIEFWQSEYSMLGDGYKEGSKEKRSQIDCALFLAKIINQDITVGNAAAWQLWNSWEPGSAEFDTRYYLIALKPANTAYTDGDFTVTKNLWAMGNYSLFVRPGMKRVNVDRADNLSPEKITQDVMLAAFTGGKDKLVIVALNYTNEARTINPQFKNLKSVKKYHTYVTSAGANDNLRPSAEQKLTSAISLQPRSVTTIVFN; from the coding sequence ATGAAAATTCTCAAATCTGTTTTTACGGTTTCTACCTTGCTGCTGTCGTACACGGCAATGGCACAAACCAGTCCCGGTAAACCGTTAACTATAACCATTGATGCTAAGAATACGGCTCAAACCATACACAATATCGGCGCTTCGGGCTGCTGGTTTTCTGAGGGCATAGGCAAGTACTGGCCTGTTGCCAAACGCGAAAAAATGGCCGAGCTGTTGTTTAGTAAAGAACGGGATGCTCAAGGTAATCCTAAAGGCATCGGGCTTTCGGCCTGGCGGTTTAATATCGGTGGCGGTACCGCCGAGCAGGGCGATAGCAGTGGCATTAAAGATTTCCGTAAGCGGGTGGAGTGCTTCTTGGCACCCGATGGTACTTACGACTGGAACAAGCAGGCAGGTTATCAATGGTTTTTGCGCAAGGCTAAGGCCTACGGTGTCGAAAACCTGATAGCGTTTTCGAATACGCCGCCGGTACAGTTTAATAAAAACGGCAGGGGCTTTAAAACCGAAAAAGACTACAAGGCTAATTTAAAGCCTGAAAAATATGATGCCTACGCGGATTTCTTGACCGAGGTGGTTAAACACTTTGATCAAGAAGGTTTACATTTTAGCTATTTGAGCCCGGTAAACGAGCCGCAGTGGGATTGGTCTAACAAACCGGGCCAAGCCAGCCAGGAGGGCAGCCCCTGGAGCAACGACGATATCTATAAGGTAACGAAAGCGGTAGATGCTTCATTAGAAGGCAAAAAACTTAACACTCAAATACTGACGACAGAGGCAGCCATGCTCACCTATTTATATGAAGGGAAGTCGCAATCGTCTAAACAGATACAAAACTTTTATACTGATACCAGCGCTAATTCGTTTAAAAAACTGAAACACGTCCCCAATTTTATAGCCGGACATAGTTATTTTACCGACAGCAACGATAGCAGCATCGTGTCAGTCAGAAAAAAACTGGCCGATACCACTCACAAATATGGCATTGAGTTTTGGCAATCAGAATACTCCATGTTAGGCGATGGTTACAAAGAGGGATCAAAAGAAAAGCGTAGCCAAATTGACTGTGCGTTGTTTTTAGCCAAAATAATTAACCAGGATATCACCGTAGGCAACGCCGCAGCCTGGCAACTCTGGAACTCGTGGGAGCCCGGCAGTGCCGAATTTGACACCCGCTACTACCTCATTGCGTTGAAGCCGGCTAATACCGCTTATACCGATGGTGATTTTACAGTCACTAAAAACTTGTGGGCCATGGGTAACTATAGCCTGTTTGTGCGCCCCGGCATGAAACGCGTCAATGTTGACCGGGCAGATAATCTGAGCCCTGAAAAAATTACGCAGGATGTAATGCTGGCTGCCTTTACCGGCGGAAAGGATAAATTAGTGATAGTTGCCCTCAATTATACCAACGAGGCAAGAACCATTAATCCGCAATTTAAAAACTTGAAGTCCGTTAAAAAATACCACACTTACGTTACCTCGGCTGGTGCTAACGATAATTTGCGTCCGTCGGCCGAGCAAAAACTTACGAGTGCAATCAGCTTACAACCGAGGTCTGTAACCACCATTGTATTTAATTAA
- a CDS encoding 4-hydroxyproline epimerase encodes MKRTFSCIDAHTCGNPVRVVSGGGPMLKGNSMMERRLHFLEEFDWIRKGLMFEPRGHDMMSGSILYPPTDPANDVGVLYIETSGCLPMCGHGTIGTVTIAIEEGLIIPKVPGKLRLETPAGLVLVDYVQDVKKVKSVKLINVKSFLAAEKLTVECPDLGTLLVDVAYGGNFYAIVDPQENFKGIENYTADQLISWSRVCRKQMNELYSFVHPENEHIKGLSHFLWTGATLSADATARNAVFYGDKAIDRSPCGTGTSARMAQWYAQGKLQKGDRFVHESIIGSKFIGTIEEETTLNGKPAIIPGIEGWAMVTGYNTIFIDDDDPYAHGFQVI; translated from the coding sequence ATGAAGAGAACGTTTTCGTGCATTGATGCCCACACCTGCGGCAACCCGGTAAGGGTAGTTTCGGGTGGCGGGCCTATGTTAAAGGGTAACAGCATGATGGAGCGCCGGCTGCACTTTCTGGAAGAGTTTGACTGGATACGTAAAGGATTGATGTTTGAGCCCCGTGGTCATGATATGATGAGCGGCAGTATTTTATACCCGCCCACCGATCCGGCTAACGATGTTGGTGTTTTATACATCGAAACCAGCGGTTGTTTGCCCATGTGCGGTCATGGTACTATCGGCACAGTTACCATTGCTATTGAAGAAGGTTTAATCATTCCCAAAGTACCCGGAAAGCTGCGTTTAGAGACGCCGGCCGGACTGGTTTTGGTTGATTATGTGCAAGATGTTAAAAAGGTGAAATCTGTAAAGCTAATCAACGTAAAGTCATTCCTGGCGGCCGAAAAGCTGACCGTTGAGTGCCCCGATTTGGGTACTTTATTGGTTGACGTAGCCTACGGTGGAAATTTTTATGCTATTGTTGATCCTCAGGAAAACTTCAAAGGCATTGAGAATTATACAGCCGATCAGCTAATTAGCTGGAGCCGCGTTTGCCGCAAGCAAATGAACGAACTGTACAGCTTCGTTCATCCCGAAAACGAACATATTAAAGGGCTAAGTCACTTTTTGTGGACCGGTGCAACCTTGTCTGCCGATGCTACAGCGCGTAATGCAGTGTTTTACGGAGATAAGGCTATCGACCGCTCGCCTTGTGGCACCGGTACGTCAGCACGTATGGCGCAGTGGTATGCACAGGGTAAACTTCAAAAAGGCGACCGCTTTGTACACGAAAGCATCATCGGCTCTAAATTTATAGGCACTATTGAAGAAGAAACAACCTTAAACGGTAAACCGGCCATTATACCCGGTATTGAAGGTTGGGCTATGGTAACAGGTTATAACACCATTTTTATTGATGATGACGATCCTTATGCCCACGGTTTTCAGGTTATTTAA